The Micromonospora sediminicola genome contains a region encoding:
- a CDS encoding helix-turn-helix domain-containing protein, whose product MELRFTTRASDSAWVDTVWTCASDRVAEMTSVATPCWGLVFWQRDGQAYASVSGPETGTGTAPVPEGATFVGIEFAVGTALRIVPTPALVDRGAELPDVTRHTFRLDGVRWETPGPDDAEALVDRLVRAGAVVRDPLVAEVRRGDPPYASPRTVERRFRAATGLTQGAVRQIERARAAAALLAAGIPVAEAVVRLAYVDEPHLARALRRYVGRTARQLRAGDGGAIALDLGQRVTS is encoded by the coding sequence GTGGAGCTGCGGTTCACCACCCGGGCGTCCGACTCCGCGTGGGTCGACACCGTCTGGACCTGCGCGAGCGACCGGGTCGCGGAGATGACCTCGGTGGCGACCCCGTGCTGGGGGTTGGTCTTCTGGCAGCGCGACGGGCAGGCGTACGCGAGCGTCTCCGGCCCGGAGACCGGCACCGGCACGGCGCCGGTGCCGGAGGGGGCGACCTTCGTCGGCATCGAGTTCGCCGTGGGCACGGCGCTGCGGATCGTTCCCACGCCGGCCCTGGTGGACCGCGGCGCCGAGCTGCCCGACGTCACCCGCCACACGTTCCGGCTCGACGGCGTCCGGTGGGAGACGCCCGGCCCGGATGACGCGGAAGCCCTGGTCGACCGGCTCGTGCGCGCCGGCGCGGTGGTCCGGGACCCGCTGGTGGCCGAGGTGCGTCGGGGCGACCCGCCGTACGCCTCCCCGCGCACGGTGGAGCGCCGGTTCCGGGCCGCGACCGGACTGACCCAGGGCGCGGTCCGGCAGATCGAGCGGGCCCGCGCGGCCGCCGCGCTGCTGGCCGCCGGCATCCCGGTCGCCGAGGCGGTGGTGCGGCTCGCGTACGTCGACGAGCCGCACCTGGCCCGCGCGCTGCGCCGCTACGTGGGGCGCACGGCACGGCAGTTACGCGCGGGCGACGGCGGCGCGATCGCCCTGGACCTGGGTCAGCGGGTGACGTCGTAG
- a CDS encoding sulfotransferase domain-containing protein: MINRAVEFAKHNTPNSMRVAARRAQMDARNARMRLSVPVVARNEFDNIFHCTVRKTGSQWIKALFSDPTVYRHSGLLPYDPRFYKGGATAPVPAGRVGLAIFLSHKRFEAVPKAGTYRAFFVIRDPRDVVVSSYFSLRNSHAPMGDIPQARKALQELPKKEGMLYVIDRLRDKKQFGQMRSWAVAPPSETFRLFRYEDLTGEGQAEEVDRLMRHCGIVLPPSELEALLARYSFTKMKKDKETPGRISHYRKGAAGDWRNHFDDDIHAAYLRAAGDLAEVLGYPSRDGATDRRNGQESAAR; this comes from the coding sequence GTGATCAATCGCGCCGTCGAATTTGCCAAGCACAATACGCCGAATTCCATGCGCGTCGCGGCCCGGCGGGCGCAGATGGACGCGCGCAACGCGCGCATGCGGCTTTCCGTTCCGGTGGTCGCCCGAAATGAATTCGACAACATCTTCCACTGCACCGTGCGGAAGACCGGCAGTCAGTGGATCAAGGCGTTGTTCAGCGATCCGACCGTCTACCGGCACTCCGGTCTGCTGCCCTACGACCCGCGCTTCTACAAGGGCGGCGCGACCGCGCCCGTCCCGGCCGGCCGGGTGGGCCTGGCCATCTTCCTCTCCCACAAGCGTTTCGAGGCCGTCCCGAAGGCCGGCACGTACCGGGCGTTCTTCGTGATCCGCGACCCGCGCGACGTGGTGGTGTCGAGCTACTTCTCGCTGCGGAACTCGCACGCCCCGATGGGTGACATCCCGCAGGCCCGCAAGGCCCTGCAGGAACTGCCGAAGAAGGAGGGGATGCTGTACGTCATCGACCGCCTCCGGGACAAGAAGCAGTTCGGGCAGATGCGGTCCTGGGCGGTGGCGCCGCCGTCCGAGACGTTCCGTCTGTTCCGCTACGAGGACCTGACCGGCGAGGGGCAGGCGGAGGAGGTCGACCGCCTGATGCGCCACTGCGGGATCGTCCTACCGCCGTCCGAGCTGGAGGCGCTCCTCGCCCGCTACAGCTTCACGAAGATGAAGAAGGACAAGGAGACCCCCGGGCGCATCTCCCACTACCGCAAGGGCGCGGCCGGGGACTGGCGCAACCACTTCGACGACGACATCCACGCCGCCTACCTGCGGGCGGCGGGTGACCTCGCCGAGGTGCTCGGCTACCCGTCCCGGGACGGGGCGACCGACCGGCGCAACGGTCAGGAGTCGGCCGCCCGGTAG
- a CDS encoding alpha/beta fold hydrolase — translation MTQPRQILFVQGAGAGTHDEWDDKLVDSLRRELGRGYEIRYPRMPDEDDPTYAAWSAAVRRELTTLDDGVIVVGHSVGGTILVNTLAERAPERALGGVVLIAAPFVGPGGWPGDEFTLPPDLGARLPRDVPVHVFHGLRDETAPPSHADLWAGAVPQARVHLLPGADHQMNDDLGAVAATIRRSDVA, via the coding sequence GTGACGCAGCCACGGCAGATCCTGTTCGTCCAGGGCGCCGGTGCCGGCACGCACGACGAGTGGGACGACAAGCTGGTCGACAGCCTGCGGCGGGAGCTGGGTCGGGGCTACGAGATCCGCTACCCCCGCATGCCCGACGAGGACGACCCGACGTACGCCGCGTGGAGCGCGGCCGTCCGGCGGGAGCTGACCACCCTGGACGACGGCGTGATCGTCGTCGGGCACTCGGTGGGCGGGACGATCCTGGTCAACACGCTCGCCGAGCGGGCGCCGGAGCGGGCACTCGGGGGAGTCGTGCTGATCGCCGCCCCGTTCGTCGGCCCGGGCGGCTGGCCCGGCGACGAGTTCACGCTGCCACCCGACCTCGGCGCGCGACTGCCACGCGACGTGCCGGTGCACGTCTTCCACGGGCTGCGCGACGAGACCGCCCCACCGTCGCACGCCGACCTCTGGGCCGGTGCCGTCCCGCAGGCCCGGGTGCACCTGCTGCCCGGGGCGGACCACCAGATGAACGACGACCTCGGCGCGGTGGCGGCGACGATCCGACGGTCCGACGTGGCCTGA
- a CDS encoding TetR/AcrR family transcriptional regulator, which translates to MAEQAEVLRRTPLSRDRILRAAVALADGAGIESLSMRNLAQDLGVVPMALYKHVANKDELLDGMIDVVVGEIAPPEPDTDWKPALRRRVLAARQVMRRHPWAPLAIEARNMATVAVLAYLDSVVGTLRAGGLSVDLTHHVMHAMGSRVLGFSQELFDDARRAGRSGAVESGPPAALPPEAAARFPHLAAVAAAASHDDDSVVGSGCDDQFEFEFALDLLLDGVERLHRRGWTSHGHR; encoded by the coding sequence ATGGCCGAGCAGGCAGAGGTGCTGCGCCGCACGCCGCTGAGCAGGGACCGGATCCTGCGCGCCGCCGTCGCGCTCGCCGACGGGGCCGGGATCGAGTCGCTCAGCATGCGCAACCTCGCCCAGGACCTGGGCGTCGTGCCGATGGCGCTCTACAAGCACGTGGCCAACAAGGATGAACTGCTCGACGGCATGATCGACGTCGTGGTCGGCGAGATCGCGCCGCCGGAGCCCGACACCGACTGGAAGCCCGCGCTGCGCCGCCGCGTCCTCGCGGCGCGGCAGGTGATGCGGCGCCACCCCTGGGCGCCCCTCGCGATCGAGGCACGGAACATGGCGACGGTCGCCGTCCTCGCGTACCTCGACTCGGTGGTCGGGACGCTGCGGGCCGGCGGCCTCTCGGTCGACCTCACCCACCACGTGATGCACGCGATGGGCAGCCGGGTCCTGGGCTTCAGCCAGGAACTGTTCGACGACGCCCGGCGCGCCGGGCGGTCCGGCGCCGTCGAGTCCGGCCCGCCGGCCGCCCTGCCCCCGGAGGCCGCCGCCCGCTTCCCGCACCTCGCCGCGGTCGCGGCGGCGGCGTCGCACGACGACGACTCCGTCGTGGGGTCGGGTTGCGACGACCAGTTCGAGTTCGAGTTCGCGCTGGACCTGCTGTTGGACGGCGTCGAACGGCTGCACCGGCGAGGATGGACGTCGCACGGCCACCGTTGA
- a CDS encoding SAM-dependent methyltransferase, whose product MDRQRLSSIAHSHHPIAAPISGVNVNRLLRRAGRGPSARVLDLGCGEAAWALQALAHHPDGHADGVDINPYALERAATAAAERGLADRLTLHERDARAYVPDGDHDLVMCVGSTHVFDGFAGTLRLAGRHVHPDGILLVGEGFWQAPPTPQALAALDAKPEDFTDLAGLVDVAEEVGWTPVYAHVSDAAEWDHYEWSWVGSLTEWALDNPGHPDAAQALAVAREHRDQWLRGYRDVLGFATLVLRRA is encoded by the coding sequence GTGGATCGTCAACGGCTCAGCAGCATCGCGCACTCGCACCACCCGATCGCGGCGCCGATCTCCGGCGTCAATGTCAACCGGCTCCTGCGCCGGGCCGGCCGGGGGCCGTCCGCCCGCGTCCTCGACCTCGGCTGCGGCGAGGCGGCCTGGGCGCTGCAGGCCCTCGCCCACCACCCCGACGGGCACGCCGACGGCGTCGACATCAACCCGTACGCCCTGGAGCGCGCCGCGACCGCCGCCGCCGAACGTGGCCTCGCCGACCGGCTCACGCTGCACGAGCGCGACGCCCGCGCGTACGTGCCGGACGGCGACCACGACCTGGTGATGTGTGTCGGGTCGACGCACGTCTTCGACGGATTCGCGGGGACGCTGCGGCTGGCCGGGCGACACGTGCACCCGGACGGGATCCTCCTGGTCGGCGAGGGCTTCTGGCAGGCCCCGCCGACCCCGCAGGCGCTGGCGGCACTGGACGCGAAGCCGGAGGACTTCACCGATCTCGCCGGTCTGGTGGACGTCGCCGAGGAGGTCGGGTGGACCCCGGTGTACGCGCACGTCAGCGACGCCGCCGAGTGGGACCACTACGAGTGGTCCTGGGTTGGGTCGCTCACCGAGTGGGCGCTCGACAACCCGGGCCACCCGGACGCCGCGCAGGCGCTGGCGGTCGCGCGCGAACACCGGGACCAGTGGCTGCGCGGATACCGCGACGTGTTGGGCTTCGCCACCCTGGTCCTGCGCCGCGCCTGA
- a CDS encoding ArsR/SmtB family transcription factor: MDGVGTAKTAMPSISPLSGEPIKRADAERLAGVLKAFADPARLRLLSLIQSAPQGEASVSDLTAPLGLSQPTVSHHLRILTEAGLLEREKRGVWAYYRVVPAAVAAIADLLTPPRKRATKKAR, from the coding sequence ATGGACGGCGTGGGAACCGCCAAGACCGCCATGCCTTCCATCTCGCCGCTGTCCGGCGAGCCGATCAAGCGCGCCGACGCCGAACGGCTCGCGGGGGTGCTGAAGGCGTTCGCCGACCCGGCCCGACTGCGGCTGCTCAGCCTCATCCAGTCCGCCCCGCAGGGCGAGGCGTCGGTGAGTGACCTGACCGCCCCGCTCGGGCTGTCCCAGCCGACGGTGAGTCATCACCTCCGGATCCTCACCGAGGCCGGCCTGCTGGAGCGCGAGAAGCGCGGGGTGTGGGCCTACTACCGGGTGGTCCCCGCCGCGGTCGCCGCGATCGCCGACCTGTTGACTCCGCCCCGCAAGCGGGCGACGAAAAAGGCGCGCTGA
- a CDS encoding family 43 glycosylhydrolase, producing the protein MVISRLRPGRAGRSHPLAAPAAADPAAGGPGRRRATSARSRHRTRRRIALVASLLALVGLFPAIARADNPIVQTIYTADPAPLVHNGRVYLYTGHDEDNSTWFTMKEWRVFSSDDMVNWTDHGSPLNIASFSWAKSDAWAGQAVYRNGKFYWYVPMTVRATGQMGIGVAVSDSPTGPFRDAIGRPLVSNGEIDPTVFIDDDGQAYLYWGNPRLWYVKLNADMTSYSGSPTQIPLTTAGFGTRTGDANRPTLFEEGPWVYKRNGLYYLVYAAKCCSEFIAYSTAPGPLGPWTYRGTVMPTQGSSFTNHPGIVDFKGGSYFFYHNGALPGGGGFTRSVAVEKFSYGADGSIPTISMSTAGAPQVGTLNPYVRQEAETIAWGSGVETEPSSAGGMNVGWIDNGDYIKVKGVAFGTGAASYTARVASAAGGGTIEVRLDSATGTVVGTCRVSGTGGWQTWTDTTCAVSGATGTHDLYLRFTGGSGSLFNLDHWRFTPTGGGTPTSPPPTTPPPTTPPPTTDACTASYRTTSTWSGGFQGEVTVTAGAAAINGWTVGWSLAAGQSVSQIWGGTLSTSGSAATVRNVSYNGSVPAAGSTTFGFLANGSPSTPSLTCTSP; encoded by the coding sequence ATGGTCATCTCCCGTCTCCGGCCCGGCCGGGCCGGACGCTCCCATCCGCTCGCCGCGCCCGCCGCGGCCGACCCGGCCGCCGGCGGTCCGGGGCGACGGAGAGCCACGTCAGCCCGGTCCCGGCATCGGACCAGGCGCCGGATCGCCCTGGTCGCCAGCCTGCTCGCCCTGGTGGGGTTGTTCCCGGCGATCGCCCGGGCCGACAACCCCATCGTGCAGACGATCTACACGGCCGATCCGGCACCGCTGGTCCACAACGGCCGGGTCTACCTCTACACCGGCCACGACGAGGACAACTCGACCTGGTTCACCATGAAGGAGTGGCGGGTCTTCTCGTCCGACGACATGGTGAACTGGACCGACCACGGCTCCCCGCTCAACATCGCCAGCTTCAGCTGGGCCAAGTCCGACGCGTGGGCCGGCCAGGCGGTCTACCGCAACGGCAAGTTCTACTGGTACGTGCCGATGACGGTGCGGGCGACCGGCCAGATGGGCATCGGCGTGGCGGTCTCGGACAGCCCGACCGGCCCGTTCCGGGACGCGATCGGACGCCCGCTGGTGAGCAACGGCGAGATCGACCCCACCGTGTTCATCGACGACGACGGCCAGGCGTACCTCTACTGGGGCAACCCGCGCCTGTGGTACGTGAAGCTGAACGCGGACATGACCTCGTACTCGGGCAGCCCCACGCAGATCCCGCTGACCACGGCGGGCTTCGGCACCCGGACCGGGGACGCGAACCGGCCGACCCTCTTCGAGGAGGGGCCCTGGGTCTACAAGCGCAACGGCCTCTACTACCTGGTCTACGCGGCCAAGTGCTGCTCGGAGTTCATCGCCTATTCCACCGCGCCCGGCCCGTTGGGGCCGTGGACCTACCGCGGAACGGTGATGCCCACCCAGGGCAGCAGCTTCACCAACCACCCCGGGATCGTCGACTTCAAGGGCGGTTCGTACTTCTTCTACCACAACGGGGCACTACCGGGCGGGGGCGGCTTCACCCGCTCCGTGGCGGTGGAGAAGTTCTCCTACGGCGCGGACGGTTCCATCCCGACGATCAGCATGTCCACCGCCGGTGCCCCGCAGGTCGGCACGCTGAACCCGTACGTCCGGCAGGAGGCCGAGACGATCGCCTGGGGCTCCGGGGTGGAGACCGAGCCGAGCAGCGCCGGCGGGATGAACGTCGGGTGGATCGACAACGGGGACTACATCAAGGTCAAGGGCGTGGCTTTCGGCACCGGCGCGGCCTCGTACACCGCCCGGGTGGCCTCGGCCGCCGGCGGGGGCACCATCGAGGTCCGCCTCGACAGCGCCACCGGCACCGTGGTGGGCACCTGCCGGGTGTCCGGCACCGGGGGGTGGCAGACCTGGACCGACACCACGTGCGCGGTCAGCGGCGCCACCGGCACCCACGACCTCTACCTGCGGTTCACCGGCGGCAGCGGCTCGCTGTTCAACCTCGACCACTGGCGGTTCACCCCGACCGGCGGCGGCACGCCGACCAGCCCACCGCCGACGACCCCGCCGCCCACCACCCCGCCGCCGACCACCGACGCCTGCACCGCGAGCTACCGCACCACCAGCACCTGGTCCGGTGGCTTCCAGGGCGAGGTGACCGTCACGGCCGGCGCCGCGGCGATCAACGGTTGGACCGTGGGCTGGAGCCTGGCCGCCGGGCAGAGCGTCAGTCAGATCTGGGGCGGCACGTTGAGCACCAGCGGCTCCGCCGCAACCGTGCGCAACGTGTCCTACAACGGCTCCGTGCCCGCCGCCGGCTCGACCACGTTCGGCTTCCTGGCGAACGGCTCCCCGTCGACGCCGTCCCTGACCTGCACCAGTCCCTGA
- a CDS encoding RICIN domain-containing protein yields MRTRAGAWLAALAMMVAGLLVPAGPAGAESNGGVRVMPLGDSITEGTQVPGGYRIGLWQRLAGAGYRVDLVGSQFNGPGNLGDHDHEGHPGWRIDQIDANITGWLNNYRPRTVLLHIGTNDILQNYNVAGAPNRLSALIDRITTTAPDADVFVAQIIPLANPGQESAVRTFNAAVPGIVQAKVNAGRRVHLVDQHSALTTADLIDGVHPTATGYDKMAAVWYRALQSVSGSIGTPGSGGSTYQNVQVVNTGSGRCLDVPNGSTTNGTAVQLYDCWGGTPQRWTYTSAKQLQVLGGKCLDASGRGTANGTSVIVWDCTGQANQQWNLNANGTISGVQSGRCLDAANYGTANGTRINLWDCHGGANQQWSIRA; encoded by the coding sequence ATGCGAACGAGGGCAGGAGCGTGGCTCGCCGCGCTGGCCATGATGGTCGCCGGCCTGCTGGTCCCGGCCGGTCCGGCGGGCGCGGAGTCCAACGGTGGGGTCCGGGTGATGCCGCTGGGTGACTCGATCACCGAGGGCACCCAGGTCCCCGGCGGCTACCGGATCGGACTGTGGCAGCGGCTCGCCGGTGCCGGCTACCGGGTCGACCTGGTCGGTTCCCAGTTCAACGGGCCGGGCAACCTCGGCGACCACGACCACGAGGGTCACCCCGGCTGGCGGATCGACCAGATCGACGCGAACATCACCGGCTGGCTGAACAACTACCGGCCGCGCACCGTGTTGCTGCACATCGGCACCAACGACATCCTCCAGAACTACAACGTCGCCGGCGCGCCGAACCGGCTCTCCGCGCTGATCGACCGCATCACCACGACCGCGCCCGACGCCGACGTTTTCGTGGCCCAGATCATCCCGCTGGCCAACCCGGGCCAGGAGTCGGCGGTACGCACGTTCAACGCCGCCGTCCCCGGCATCGTCCAGGCCAAGGTGAACGCCGGCCGGCGCGTCCACCTGGTCGACCAGCACTCGGCGCTGACCACCGCCGACCTGATCGACGGCGTCCACCCGACCGCCACCGGCTACGACAAGATGGCCGCCGTCTGGTACCGCGCGCTCCAGTCGGTGTCCGGCAGCATCGGTACGCCGGGCAGCGGCGGGAGCACCTACCAGAACGTGCAGGTGGTGAACACCGGCTCGGGCCGGTGTCTGGACGTGCCGAACGGCAGCACCACCAACGGCACCGCGGTGCAGCTCTACGACTGCTGGGGCGGCACCCCGCAGCGCTGGACCTACACCTCCGCCAAGCAGTTGCAGGTGCTGGGCGGCAAGTGCCTGGACGCCAGCGGGCGGGGCACCGCCAACGGCACCAGCGTGATCGTCTGGGACTGCACCGGTCAGGCCAACCAGCAGTGGAACCTGAACGCGAACGGCACGATCAGCGGGGTCCAGTCGGGGCGCTGCCTGGACGCCGCCAACTACGGCACCGCCAACGGCACGCGGATCAACCTCTGGGACTGTCACGGCGGCGCCAACCAGCAGTGGAGCATCCGCGCCTGA
- a CDS encoding tetratricopeptide repeat protein → MRFLPSRSRPIPADLERRARSGLALFEAGQYAAAERAWRTLFADCERQLGPAHPETLRTLDRWGSALFRLRRLGESAQRHREAHHRAAAGLGAGDPVTLVYAYNLGCALVVMHQWGEGLPVLEDTLRRQRRRLGQDHPQTLATAKTLGVSLFMAGDAAAALDLLRSSYERAARAFGPDDPLTRDIGENLRVALRNTQRF, encoded by the coding sequence GTGAGATTCCTGCCGTCCCGATCTCGACCGATCCCCGCCGACCTGGAGCGGCGCGCGCGTTCCGGCCTGGCCCTCTTCGAGGCCGGCCAGTACGCGGCCGCCGAGCGCGCCTGGCGCACACTGTTCGCCGACTGCGAGCGGCAGCTCGGCCCGGCCCACCCCGAGACGCTGCGCACCCTGGACCGGTGGGGGTCGGCGCTGTTCCGCCTGCGTCGGCTCGGCGAGTCGGCGCAGCGGCACCGGGAGGCTCACCACCGGGCCGCGGCCGGCCTGGGCGCAGGCGACCCGGTCACGCTGGTCTACGCCTACAACCTCGGGTGCGCGCTGGTGGTCATGCACCAGTGGGGCGAGGGCCTGCCGGTGCTGGAGGACACGCTGCGCCGCCAGCGGCGCAGGCTCGGCCAGGACCACCCGCAGACCCTCGCCACCGCCAAGACGCTCGGCGTCTCGCTGTTCATGGCCGGCGACGCCGCAGCCGCGCTGGACCTGCTGCGGTCCAGCTACGAGCGGGCCGCCCGGGCGTTCGGCCCGGACGACCCGCTGACCCGCGACATCGGCGAGAACCTGCGGGTGGCGCTGCGCAACACCCAGCGGTTCTGA
- a CDS encoding aldo/keto reductase family oxidoreductase produces the protein MTGDKLPGGTYQVGDLTLTRVGYGAMQLAGPGVFGPPRDRDAAVAVLRTAVELGIRHIDTADFYGPHVTNEIIREALAPYPDDLHIVTKVGARRDEQGGWPHARTPAELTQQVHDNLRRLGLPALDVVNLRVGGLDAPEPGSIAEQFGALVELRDQGLIRHLGLSTVTAEQLAEAQSIAPVVCVQNFYNLAHRDDDEVVDSTARQGIAYVPYFPLGGFSPLQSDVLDRVAKRLGSTPMAVALAWLLHRSPNILLIPGTSSVAHLRENVAGAALDLPADALAELDAIGAPAG, from the coding sequence ATGACCGGCGACAAGCTCCCCGGCGGCACCTACCAGGTCGGGGACCTCACCCTCACCCGGGTCGGCTACGGCGCCATGCAGTTGGCGGGCCCGGGCGTGTTCGGGCCACCCCGCGACCGCGACGCCGCCGTCGCCGTCCTGCGGACCGCCGTCGAGCTGGGCATCCGGCACATCGACACGGCGGACTTCTACGGCCCGCACGTCACCAACGAGATCATCCGGGAGGCGCTCGCGCCGTACCCCGACGACCTGCACATCGTCACCAAGGTCGGCGCCCGCCGGGACGAGCAGGGCGGATGGCCGCACGCCCGCACCCCGGCCGAGCTGACCCAACAGGTGCACGACAACCTGCGTCGCCTCGGCCTGCCGGCGCTGGACGTGGTGAACCTGCGGGTCGGTGGCCTCGACGCACCCGAGCCCGGCTCGATCGCCGAACAGTTCGGCGCGCTCGTCGAGCTGCGCGACCAGGGGCTGATCCGGCACCTGGGGTTGAGCACGGTCACCGCGGAGCAGCTGGCCGAGGCGCAGTCGATCGCCCCGGTGGTGTGCGTGCAGAACTTCTACAACCTGGCCCACCGCGACGACGACGAGGTGGTCGACAGCACCGCCCGGCAGGGCATCGCGTACGTGCCGTACTTCCCGCTGGGCGGCTTCTCGCCCTTGCAGTCGGATGTCCTGGACCGGGTCGCGAAGCGGTTGGGGAGCACGCCGATGGCCGTCGCGCTCGCCTGGCTGCTGCACCGGTCGCCGAACATCCTGCTCATCCCCGGCACGTCCTCGGTCGCGCACCTGCGCGAGAACGTCGCCGGCGCGGCGTTGGACCTGCCCGCCGACGCGCTCGCCGAGCTGGACGCGATCGGCGCACCGGCGGGCTGA
- a CDS encoding PPOX class F420-dependent oxidoreductase, with amino-acid sequence MSKPPLPEPAVAMLRKPNPAVIATLRPDGQPVSAATWYLWDDGRILVNMDEGRRRLGHLRNDPRVTLTVLDEQGWYTHLSIIGHVAELRDDADLADIDRLARHYTGNPYPRRERARVSALIEVDRWHGWGELKDNSQVG; translated from the coding sequence ATGTCCAAGCCGCCGCTGCCCGAGCCCGCCGTCGCCATGCTGCGCAAGCCGAACCCCGCCGTCATCGCCACCCTGCGCCCCGACGGTCAACCGGTCTCCGCGGCCACCTGGTACCTGTGGGACGACGGCCGGATCCTGGTGAACATGGACGAGGGCCGTCGCCGGCTGGGCCACCTGCGCAACGACCCCCGGGTCACCCTGACCGTGCTGGACGAGCAGGGCTGGTACACCCACCTGAGCATCATCGGGCACGTGGCCGAGCTGCGCGACGACGCGGACCTGGCGGACATCGACCGACTCGCCCGGCACTACACCGGCAACCCCTACCCGCGTCGTGAGCGGGCCCGGGTCAGCGCGCTGATCGAGGTCGACCGCTGGCACGGGTGGGGTGAGCTGAAGGACAACAGCCAGGTCGGCTGA
- a CDS encoding DinB family protein has protein sequence MADLGDVKDALHLYLRETREDLIWKLDGLSERDARLPRTATGNNLLGIVKHCLNVEAGYFGPTFGRQFPTPGELVPMEAYDADPQADWYAREDETKDGLIDLYRRVAAFADETIGQLPLDAPGQVPWWRPGRQAVTLHRIITHVTVDLARHAGHADILREQLDTAIGLREANTNVPDEYDWPAYVGRLTTLADRFA, from the coding sequence ATGGCTGACCTGGGCGACGTGAAGGACGCACTGCACCTCTACCTGCGGGAGACCCGCGAGGATCTGATCTGGAAGCTCGACGGGCTGAGCGAACGCGACGCCCGGCTCCCCCGCACCGCGACCGGCAACAACCTGCTGGGCATCGTGAAGCACTGCCTCAACGTGGAGGCCGGCTACTTCGGGCCGACCTTCGGCCGGCAGTTCCCCACCCCCGGCGAGCTGGTCCCGATGGAGGCGTACGACGCGGATCCGCAGGCCGACTGGTACGCGCGGGAGGACGAGACCAAGGACGGTCTGATCGACCTCTACCGCCGGGTCGCGGCGTTCGCCGACGAGACGATCGGCCAGCTCCCGCTGGACGCGCCGGGGCAGGTGCCGTGGTGGCGACCCGGCCGGCAGGCCGTGACGCTGCACCGGATCATCACCCACGTCACCGTGGACCTCGCCCGGCACGCCGGCCACGCCGACATCCTGCGGGAGCAGCTCGACACGGCGATCGGCCTGCGGGAGGCCAACACCAACGTCCCCGACGAGTACGACTGGCCCGCGTACGTCGGCAGGTTGACCACCCTGGCGGACCGGTTCGCCTAG
- a CDS encoding YcxB family protein, protein MHIRFAVPADPAYPGRVAAVLSGVRLRRFGWIGAVLAAVGALGLVVARTSGWGGRFTTLWLALLVGGVLSMLYAPWVRWRARRRSAGYAVEGGYDITDDNIMMRSGSESGGIAWDGVARVEETPEFWIVYVGRMPATVIPRRLMSAGDDETLRAFMAGRGLLTPR, encoded by the coding sequence GTGCACATTCGCTTCGCCGTCCCGGCCGACCCCGCCTATCCGGGCCGCGTGGCCGCCGTGCTCAGCGGCGTCCGGCTGCGCCGGTTCGGCTGGATCGGCGCCGTGCTGGCGGCGGTCGGGGCGCTCGGTCTCGTCGTCGCCCGGACGTCCGGGTGGGGCGGCCGGTTCACGACGCTCTGGCTGGCGCTGCTCGTCGGCGGCGTGCTGTCGATGCTCTACGCGCCGTGGGTGCGGTGGCGGGCCCGACGCCGCTCCGCCGGCTACGCCGTCGAGGGCGGCTACGACATCACCGACGACAACATCATGATGCGCAGCGGCTCGGAGTCCGGCGGCATCGCCTGGGACGGCGTGGCCCGGGTCGAGGAGACGCCGGAGTTCTGGATCGTCTACGTCGGCCGGATGCCGGCCACCGTGATCCCGCGCCGGCTGATGTCCGCCGGCGACGACGAGACGTTGCGCGCCTTCATGGCCGGACGAGGGCTCCTGACACCCCGCTGA